In Streptomyces sp. NBC_00878, a single window of DNA contains:
- a CDS encoding Gfo/Idh/MocA family protein: MTDLRLGALGFGLRGSLARIAHRPGRGSRVTVVAEHDPALRERAADRIPGARTVEDHRKVIDAPDVDAVLVLTPDHTHAEIACEALRAGKPVFVEKPLDITIERCDLILRTAHETGTRLYVGHNMRHMPMIRLMRDLVVRGAIGTVKTVWVRHFVGYGGDWYFKDWHAERRCTTSLLLQKGAHDLDVLHWLAGGYTRQVQAFGDLMVYGGNPHRRSPGEPKTDDWYTEDGHWPPHTQRALNPVIDVEDVSVVNMRLDNGVLAAYQQCHFTPDYWRNYTVIGDAGRLENFGDGPGGVVRVWNSRRSGYRAEADAEYPVPDVEEDVEHGGADPLLIDEFVRFAREGGRTDTSPVAARMAVAAGFRATESLRGGGVPYEVPPLDAELVAYFERGQTG; this comes from the coding sequence ATGACCGACCTGCGTCTCGGCGCCCTCGGCTTCGGCCTGCGCGGTTCGCTCGCCCGCATCGCCCACCGCCCCGGCCGGGGCTCCCGCGTGACCGTCGTCGCCGAACACGACCCGGCACTGCGGGAGCGCGCCGCCGACCGCATCCCCGGCGCCCGAACCGTCGAGGACCACCGCAAGGTCATCGACGCCCCGGACGTCGACGCCGTGCTCGTCCTCACCCCGGACCACACCCACGCCGAGATCGCCTGCGAGGCCCTGCGCGCGGGCAAGCCCGTCTTCGTCGAGAAGCCCCTGGACATCACCATCGAGCGGTGCGACCTCATCCTGCGCACCGCCCACGAGACAGGCACCCGGCTGTACGTGGGCCACAACATGCGCCACATGCCGATGATCCGGCTGATGCGCGACCTCGTGGTGCGCGGCGCCATAGGCACGGTCAAAACGGTGTGGGTACGGCACTTCGTGGGCTACGGAGGCGACTGGTACTTCAAGGACTGGCACGCCGAACGCCGGTGTACCACCAGCCTGTTGCTCCAGAAGGGCGCCCACGACCTCGACGTACTGCACTGGCTCGCGGGCGGGTACACGCGCCAGGTACAGGCGTTCGGCGACCTGATGGTGTACGGCGGCAATCCGCACCGCCGGTCGCCGGGCGAGCCGAAGACCGACGACTGGTACACGGAGGACGGCCACTGGCCCCCGCACACCCAGCGGGCCCTCAACCCGGTGATCGACGTCGAGGACGTGTCGGTCGTCAACATGCGCCTGGACAACGGGGTGTTGGCCGCCTACCAGCAGTGCCACTTCACCCCCGACTACTGGCGCAACTACACGGTCATCGGCGACGCGGGCCGCCTGGAGAACTTCGGGGACGGGCCCGGGGGAGTGGTGAGGGTGTGGAACTCCCGCCGCTCCGGGTACCGGGCCGAGGCGGACGCCGAGTATCCGGTGCCCGACGTGGAAGAAGACGTCGAGCACGGGGGCGCGGACCCGCTGCTGATCGACGAGTTCGTGCGGTTCGCCCGCGAGGGAGGGCGTACCGACACGTCTCCGGTGGCCGCGCGGATGGCGGTGGCGGCGGGATTCCGGGCCACCGAGTCGCTGCGCGGGGGCGGCGTTCCGTACGAGGTGCCACCGCTGGACGCGGAGCTGGTCGCGTACTTCGAGAGGGGCCAGACAGGCTGA
- a CDS encoding ATP-binding protein produces MSHLRAPAARADRREGGRHGRPVARTASTLPETHIRPQLLRLAVLPPIAVALSASAAVLFTVRTTAARPGLTLWIVLGGAVAVALVGIVIAAVAADRAARSVRDRIGTLRRTSARGQADLRALVETLRRGDGPPERSPRSQPVPDADEFDLLADDMARAHDGAVSAVVAAAQLSSHADSEQKVEVFVNLARRLQSLVHREISILDELENEIEDPDLLKGLFHVDHLATRIRRHAENLAVLGGAVSRRQWSNPVSMTEVLRSATAEVEQYSRVKLVPPIDGTVRGHAVADVIHLLAELVENATVFSAPHTQVLLRANVVTSGLAVEVEDRGLGMPLAEQHKMNALLADPDQVNVASLLQDGRIGLFVVSQLARRHGIVVRLQTNIYGGVQAVLVVPQALLGAEDEPRRAVQQAVQQAGGGGDAAVGARSVAGAGGAGIGAGAGAGRLREVSVEGAAGAGALGQGSSGLEAETHGGLAHGAHAPHAQAHGAQAHGAVAYEASAQGTSAHGTPAHGVAAHSSSTRGAAASHVMSAQEPPLRSSTPLHGVPGQDAPLHGTPPHGTPAHSSSVHGTPAQGTPAHGSPVHGSPVQASPVHGSPAYGTPGQGTSIPVQGAVPGASGDVPRAAGQEPTSYPSHDVHDAHDAQGVYGVHGARAAVPVQPRRDSAPGGASVVNGGAPAPLPVRGAEARPNPAEAVPGIRPGDRRLVAENTVTLPTPRGGAVRGTMSKPQLPKRRAQEHLVPELRDGPAPRPDSEFLVGHDPGLMAAFQRGIGLAEAQFPDAAHGDAGHGDAGHMGQAHVGPAPMDGTPIGEAHPAHPAHEPPEAHAAFKTAPVPGHDLTARHDGSTPAG; encoded by the coding sequence CACATACGGCCCCAGCTCCTCCGCCTCGCGGTCCTGCCGCCCATCGCGGTGGCCCTCAGCGCCAGCGCCGCCGTGCTCTTCACCGTCCGCACGACCGCCGCACGGCCCGGCCTCACCCTGTGGATCGTGCTCGGCGGAGCCGTCGCGGTCGCTCTCGTGGGCATCGTGATCGCCGCCGTGGCCGCCGACCGCGCCGCCAGGTCCGTACGCGACCGCATCGGCACCCTGCGCCGCACCAGCGCCCGCGGCCAGGCCGATCTGCGTGCCCTCGTCGAGACGCTGCGCCGGGGCGACGGGCCGCCCGAGCGCAGTCCGCGCAGCCAACCCGTCCCGGACGCCGACGAGTTCGATCTGCTCGCCGACGACATGGCGCGTGCCCACGACGGTGCCGTCAGCGCGGTCGTGGCGGCCGCGCAGCTCTCCAGTCATGCGGACAGCGAGCAGAAGGTCGAGGTCTTCGTCAATCTGGCGCGGCGTCTGCAGTCTCTCGTGCACCGCGAGATCTCGATCCTCGACGAGCTGGAGAACGAGATCGAGGACCCGGACCTGCTCAAGGGTCTGTTCCACGTCGACCACCTCGCCACCCGGATCCGGCGGCATGCCGAGAACCTCGCCGTCCTCGGCGGGGCCGTCTCGCGCCGGCAGTGGAGCAACCCGGTCTCCATGACCGAGGTGCTGCGCTCCGCGACCGCCGAGGTCGAGCAGTACTCGCGGGTCAAGCTGGTACCGCCGATCGACGGCACCGTGCGCGGGCACGCAGTCGCCGACGTGATCCATCTGCTGGCCGAACTCGTCGAGAACGCCACGGTGTTCTCGGCGCCGCACACCCAAGTGCTGCTGCGGGCCAACGTGGTCACGTCCGGGCTCGCCGTCGAGGTCGAGGATCGAGGGCTCGGCATGCCGCTGGCCGAGCAGCACAAGATGAACGCGTTGCTGGCCGATCCGGATCAGGTGAACGTCGCGAGTCTGCTGCAGGACGGCCGCATCGGGTTGTTCGTGGTCTCGCAGCTCGCGCGTCGCCACGGGATCGTGGTGCGGCTCCAGACCAATATCTACGGCGGCGTGCAGGCCGTACTGGTCGTGCCGCAGGCGTTGCTGGGGGCTGAGGACGAGCCGCGGCGGGCGGTGCAGCAGGCGGTGCAGCAGGCTGGGGGTGGGGGCGATGCCGCTGTTGGGGCTCGGTCTGTGGCCGGGGCTGGAGGGGCCGGGATTGGGGCCGGGGCTGGGGCTGGGCGTCTGCGGGAGGTTTCGGTAGAGGGTGCTGCGGGGGCCGGGGCGTTGGGCCAAGGCTCTTCGGGGCTTGAGGCGGAGACTCATGGTGGTCTGGCACATGGGGCTCACGCACCTCATGCACAGGCACATGGGGCTCAGGCACATGGCGCTGTGGCGTACGAGGCTTCGGCACAGGGGACGTCGGCACACGGGACTCCGGCACATGGGGTCGCAGCACATAGCTCTTCGACACGTGGGGCAGCGGCTTCTCATGTCATGTCGGCACAGGAGCCGCCTCTGAGGAGCAGCACGCCTCTCCATGGCGTGCCAGGCCAGGACGCGCCGCTGCATGGCACGCCACCACATGGCACCCCCGCACACAGCAGCTCGGTCCACGGGACACCTGCCCAGGGGACGCCTGCTCACGGGTCTCCCGTCCACGGGTCTCCTGTCCAGGCGTCTCCCGTCCATGGGAGCCCGGCTTACGGGACTCCCGGTCAGGGGACGTCGATCCCCGTGCAGGGAGCGGTCCCGGGCGCCTCCGGCGACGTACCGCGTGCGGCGGGTCAGGAACCCACGTCGTATCCGTCCCACGATGTCCATGACGCCCACGATGCCCAAGGCGTCTACGGCGTCCACGGTGCGAGGGCCGCCGTGCCGGTGCAGCCGCGGCGGGACAGCGCGCCCGGCGGAGCGTCGGTCGTGAACGGCGGTGCTCCGGCCCCGCTGCCGGTGCGCGGTGCGGAGGCGCGGCCCAACCCGGCAGAGGCCGTGCCCGGTATCCGCCCCGGTGATCGGCGGCTTGTCGCGGAGAACACGGTCACGCTCCCAACCCCGCGCGGTGGCGCGGTGCGCGGCACCATGAGCAAGCCTCAACTGCCCAAACGGCGGGCCCAGGAGCACCTCGTGCCCGAGCTGCGCGACGGACCCGCGCCGCGGCCGGACTCCGAGTTCCTCGTCGGTCACGACCCCGGTCTGATGGCGGCGTTCCAGCGCGGTATCGGGCTTGCCGAGGCCCAGTTCCCGGACGCGGCACACGGGGATGCGGGGCATGGGGATGCGGGACACATGGGCCAGGCACACGTGGGCCCGGCCCCCATGGACGGAACCCCCATAGGGGAAGCGCACCCAGCGCACCCAGCGCACGAACCACCCGAGGCACACGCGGCGTTCAAGACGGCGCCCGTGCCAGGTCACGACCTCACCGCCCGGCACGACGGGAGCACACCAGCCGGATGA
- a CDS encoding GAF domain-containing protein, which yields MTYDPPRPAGRLLLTPEDKEAPARTRRLRVLGLGQHTEPALDAFANRLAELAGAPYAMVNFIDEERQFFAGLHTPEGNVPAEVPNEVRTDQAGAARPRIGRYMARDHGFCPHVVVRHKALVLEDVRDYPRFAGNPVVDEFGIRSYLGAPLIDRTGTVLGTVCVTDVEPRPWGRAGLDTIKSMAAELVERIELREGGF from the coding sequence ATGACGTACGACCCGCCGCGCCCGGCCGGTCGGCTGCTGCTCACTCCCGAGGACAAGGAGGCCCCCGCCAGAACACGGCGGCTGCGGGTGCTCGGTCTGGGGCAGCACACGGAGCCGGCCCTCGACGCGTTCGCGAACCGGCTCGCCGAGCTCGCCGGGGCGCCGTACGCGATGGTCAACTTCATCGACGAGGAGCGGCAGTTCTTCGCGGGCCTGCACACTCCCGAAGGCAACGTTCCGGCAGAGGTTCCGAACGAGGTCCGTACGGATCAGGCGGGCGCCGCGCGACCGAGGATCGGCCGCTATATGGCCAGAGACCATGGCTTCTGCCCCCATGTGGTCGTCCGCCACAAGGCGCTGGTCCTGGAGGACGTCCGCGACTATCCGCGCTTCGCCGGCAATCCGGTCGTCGACGAGTTCGGCATCCGCTCCTACCTCGGCGCCCCGCTCATCGACCGCACGGGCACCGTGCTCGGCACGGTGTGCGTCACCGATGTCGAGCCCCGGCCGTGGGGGCGGGCGGGCCTCGACACCATCAAGTCGATGGCGGCGGAGCTGGTCGAGCGGATCGAGCTGAGGGAAGGCGGGTTCTGA
- a CDS encoding roadblock/LC7 domain-containing protein — translation MASDMPTGHSSDLDWLMSGLVQRVPHTRSAVLLSCDGLVKSVHGLDPDSADHMAALASSLYSLGRSAGVRFGDGGDVRQVVVELDSTLLFVTTAGSGTCLAVLAGRDADAAVLGYEMAMLVKSVRPYLMTAPRQQTVEPSAMRP, via the coding sequence ATGGCGAGCGATATGCCGACCGGGCACTCGTCCGATCTCGACTGGCTGATGAGCGGCCTGGTGCAGCGCGTTCCGCACACCAGAAGCGCGGTGCTGCTCTCCTGCGACGGCCTCGTGAAATCGGTGCACGGGCTCGATCCCGACAGCGCCGACCACATGGCGGCCCTGGCCTCCAGCCTCTACTCCCTGGGGCGCAGCGCGGGCGTCCGCTTCGGGGACGGCGGTGACGTACGCCAGGTCGTCGTCGAACTGGACTCCACCCTGCTGTTCGTGACCACCGCGGGCTCCGGTACGTGTCTCGCCGTGCTCGCCGGACGCGACGCCGACGCGGCCGTACTCGGCTATGAGATGGCGATGCTGGTCAAGAGTGTCCGCCCGTACCTGATGACCGCGCCGAGGCAGCAGACCGTCGAACCGTCGGCGATGAGGCCTTGA
- a CDS encoding DUF2264 domain-containing protein, whose translation MPSPHVSLPPTDHVLSPHTGWTRAHWEALADRQLEALVPYATPGLAQYRLPGRTSSSGVVSDGLEGFARSFLLASFRIAGARGSVDPRLIERYARGLTTGTDRDSGEAWPELTDCSRQMAEAASVAVALHESRPWIWDRLHTEARERIVDWLWGFVGRRTWDNHWRLYQVVAEQFLASVGAPYRQDDIDAGLDRLDDWYAGDGWYSDGEGRTFDHYNGWAMHLYPLLWCRMTGGDGGGRGHVYRERLARFLDDYPRFFGADGSPVHHGRSLTYRFATTAPVWLGALVGGTPLAPGLTRRLASGTVRHFVERGVPDERGLLPLGWYETFLPMTQPYSGPASPYRASMGFLGLLLPPEHPVWTARELPLPVEESDQYTALPAPGWLLHGTKHDGIVRLVNHGSDRNSPSGPAEDDPHHAKFGYSTATAPEAAAHAWERTVDGHLALVAPDGTASRRRGIVPLHCSGRTAASRHSAQLPGDEQEFPIETTSVLRGPWEIRVHRVLAPSGLTVREGGYAVAAESRPTAERGHGWALARTDNGLTSVVVALHGWDEDTGIARAVEANAFGPHSATPYLRCAAGHPGGSGVYATLHALTRDSVHPQALRESVSCEVEGHEVRITFPEGDTVSV comes from the coding sequence ATGCCCTCACCGCACGTGTCCCTGCCGCCCACCGACCACGTCCTGTCGCCGCACACCGGCTGGACGCGGGCGCACTGGGAGGCGCTCGCCGACCGGCAGCTCGAAGCCCTCGTCCCCTACGCGACGCCGGGCCTCGCGCAGTACCGGCTGCCCGGGCGGACCTCGTCGTCGGGTGTCGTGTCGGACGGCCTCGAAGGGTTCGCGCGGTCATTCCTGCTGGCCTCCTTCCGGATCGCCGGGGCGCGGGGCAGCGTCGATCCCCGTCTCATAGAACGCTACGCGCGGGGTCTGACAACGGGCACCGACCGCGACAGCGGCGAGGCCTGGCCCGAACTCACGGACTGCTCCCGGCAGATGGCGGAGGCCGCCTCGGTCGCCGTCGCGCTGCACGAGTCACGCCCCTGGATCTGGGACCGGCTGCACACCGAGGCGCGGGAGCGGATCGTGGACTGGCTGTGGGGTTTCGTGGGCCGCCGCACCTGGGACAACCACTGGCGGCTCTACCAGGTGGTGGCCGAACAGTTCCTGGCCTCGGTCGGCGCGCCCTACCGTCAGGACGACATCGACGCCGGGCTCGACCGCCTCGACGACTGGTACGCCGGCGACGGCTGGTACAGCGACGGCGAGGGCCGGACCTTCGACCACTACAACGGCTGGGCGATGCACTTGTACCCGCTGCTGTGGTGCCGGATGACCGGCGGCGACGGAGGCGGCCGCGGCCACGTCTACCGGGAGCGGCTCGCCCGGTTCCTCGACGACTACCCGCGGTTCTTCGGCGCGGACGGCTCCCCCGTGCACCACGGCCGCTCCCTGACGTACCGTTTCGCCACCACGGCTCCGGTGTGGCTGGGCGCCCTCGTCGGCGGTACGCCGCTGGCGCCGGGCCTCACCCGACGGCTGGCGTCCGGCACGGTACGGCACTTCGTGGAGCGCGGGGTGCCCGACGAGCGGGGGCTGCTGCCGCTCGGCTGGTACGAAACGTTCCTGCCGATGACCCAGCCGTACTCGGGGCCCGCGTCCCCGTACCGGGCGAGCATGGGTTTCCTCGGGCTGCTGCTGCCTCCGGAGCACCCGGTGTGGACGGCACGCGAACTGCCGCTGCCCGTCGAAGAGTCGGACCAGTACACCGCGCTCCCGGCCCCCGGCTGGCTGTTGCACGGCACGAAGCACGACGGCATCGTCCGCCTGGTCAACCACGGCAGCGACCGCAACTCCCCGTCCGGGCCCGCCGAGGACGATCCGCACCACGCGAAGTTCGGCTACTCGACGGCGACGGCGCCCGAGGCGGCGGCCCACGCCTGGGAGCGGACGGTGGACGGGCATCTCGCCCTGGTGGCCCCGGACGGCACCGCGTCACGCCGACGCGGCATCGTTCCGCTGCACTGCTCCGGTCGGACGGCGGCCTCCCGCCACAGCGCTCAACTGCCCGGAGATGAACAGGAGTTCCCGATCGAGACGACGAGCGTGCTGCGCGGGCCCTGGGAGATACGCGTACATCGGGTGCTCGCGCCGTCCGGCCTGACCGTCCGGGAGGGCGGTTACGCGGTCGCGGCCGAGTCCCGGCCCACCGCCGAGCGGGGCCACGGCTGGGCTCTGGCGCGCACGGACAACGGGCTGACCAGTGTCGTCGTCGCGCTGCACGGCTGGGACGAGGACACCGGCATCGCGCGCGCGGTCGAGGCCAACGCCTTCGGCCCCCACTCCGCGACGCCGTACCTCCGGTGCGCGGCGGGGCATCCGGGCGGCAGCGGTGTGTACGCCACCCTGCACGCGCTGACGCGGGATTCCGTGCACCCCCAGGCGTTACGGGAGTCCGTGTCCTGCGAGGTAGAGGGGCACGAGGTCCGGATCACGTTCCCCGAAGGGGACACCGTCTCCGTATGA
- a CDS encoding ATP/GTP-binding protein, with product MDYDDSSDPFPTALKILVAGGFGVGKTTFVGAVSEIAPLSTEELLTTVSAATDNLDGIENKVETTVAMDFGRITLDPEHVLYLFGTPGQERFWFMWDELSEGALGAVILADTRRLEDCFAAVDFFEQRGLGFIVAVNEFDGGFRYDPEEVRAAIDLDPEVPVVRCDARISSSGVQTLLTLVRHLLAHTPSHAPSHGAHT from the coding sequence ATGGACTACGACGACAGCTCTGACCCCTTCCCCACCGCGTTGAAGATTCTCGTGGCGGGCGGGTTCGGGGTAGGAAAGACCACCTTCGTCGGCGCGGTGAGCGAGATCGCGCCGCTCAGCACGGAGGAACTGCTGACCACGGTCAGCGCCGCGACCGACAACCTCGACGGCATCGAGAACAAGGTCGAGACGACCGTCGCGATGGACTTCGGGCGCATCACCCTCGATCCGGAGCACGTGCTCTATCTGTTCGGCACGCCCGGGCAGGAGCGGTTCTGGTTCATGTGGGACGAGCTCTCCGAAGGCGCGCTCGGCGCGGTCATCCTCGCCGACACCCGCCGTCTGGAGGACTGCTTCGCGGCGGTCGACTTCTTCGAGCAGCGTGGCCTGGGATTCATCGTCGCCGTCAACGAGTTCGACGGAGGCTTCCGCTACGACCCGGAGGAGGTGCGGGCGGCCATCGACCTCGACCCCGAGGTACCCGTCGTGCGCTGCGACGCCCGGATCTCCAGCTCGGGTGTGCAGACCTTGCTCACCCTCGTCCGCCACCTCCTCGCTCACACGCCCTCGCACGCCCCCAGCCACGGAGCCCACACATGA
- a CDS encoding DUF742 domain-containing protein encodes MASAGDGPWLDDAAGRLVRPYQVSNGRTRPSTALDLLSQVMATGVTPLGYLGPEHTQALELCRDPVSVAEVAAHLKLPAAVTKVLLSDLVDCGALSTKPPTFHHNPTDRSLLEAVLDGLRRQL; translated from the coding sequence GTGGCCTCGGCCGGCGACGGGCCCTGGCTCGATGATGCGGCCGGACGCCTTGTGCGTCCTTACCAGGTCAGCAACGGCCGGACCCGGCCGAGCACCGCGCTCGACCTTCTGTCACAGGTGATGGCCACCGGTGTCACCCCTCTCGGCTACCTCGGCCCCGAGCACACCCAGGCACTCGAACTGTGCCGGGACCCCGTCTCGGTCGCCGAGGTCGCCGCGCATCTGAAACTGCCCGCAGCGGTGACGAAGGTGCTGCTGTCCGATCTCGTCGACTGCGGGGCGCTCTCCACGAAGCCCCCGACCTTCCACCACAACCCCACTGACCGGTCTCTTCTGGAGGCAGTGCTCGATGGACTACGACGACAGCTCTGA